A genomic segment from Helicobacter sp. NHP19-012 encodes:
- the mqnE gene encoding aminofutalosine synthase MqnE, producing the protein MDLLEQALSGQCTEASTLARLYDYDLFVLAKEAHTIRTQMHQDKVFFNTNRHINPSNICTDSCKFCAFSASRKNPNPYEMTHAQILGQISSSYAKGIKEVHVVSAHNPNYSYAWYFELFRAIKGAFKDLHLKAMTAAEVHFLSTKFNKPYQEVLEDMLKAGVDSMPGGGAEIFDEKVRKHICSGKVSSARWLEIHKHWHSLGKMSNATMLFGHVESREHRLDHMLRLKHAQSPTNKVEAKKGGFNAFIPLLYQKDNNFLKVEHSPSAVEILKTIAIARIVLKNIPHIKAYWATLGLNLALVAQEFGADDLDGTIEVEMIQSAGGAKSKKGVGKEDLIYQIKDARFQAIERDSLYNQIQAW; encoded by the coding sequence AGTGGGCAGTGCACTGAGGCGAGCACTTTAGCTAGGCTTTACGATTATGATTTGTTTGTATTAGCCAAAGAAGCGCACACGATCCGCACGCAAATGCACCAAGACAAAGTGTTCTTCAATACCAACCGCCACATTAACCCGAGCAATATCTGCACGGATAGTTGCAAGTTCTGCGCCTTTTCTGCTAGCCGCAAGAACCCTAACCCCTATGAGATGACCCACGCACAGATTTTAGGGCAAATTTCTAGCTCTTATGCTAAGGGCATTAAAGAGGTGCATGTGGTGAGCGCGCACAACCCTAATTACAGCTATGCGTGGTATTTTGAGCTCTTTAGGGCGATCAAGGGGGCGTTTAAGGATTTGCATTTAAAGGCGATGACGGCTGCCGAGGTGCATTTTTTAAGCACGAAGTTTAACAAGCCCTACCAAGAGGTGCTAGAGGACATGCTAAAAGCCGGGGTGGATTCTATGCCCGGGGGTGGGGCGGAGATTTTTGATGAAAAGGTGAGAAAGCACATTTGCTCGGGTAAGGTGAGCTCTGCCCGGTGGCTTGAAATCCATAAACATTGGCACTCTTTAGGCAAGATGAGCAACGCCACCATGCTTTTTGGACATGTGGAGAGCAGGGAGCACCGCTTAGACCATATGTTGCGCTTAAAGCACGCCCAAAGCCCAACCAACAAAGTGGAGGCAAAAAAAGGAGGCTTTAACGCCTTTATCCCCTTGCTTTATCAAAAAGACAACAACTTTTTAAAGGTGGAGCATAGCCCGAGTGCGGTGGAGATTTTAAAGACGATCGCCATCGCCCGTATTGTGCTAAAAAACATCCCCCACATCAAAGCTTATTGGGCGACCTTGGGGCTGAATTTAGCCCTAGTGGCGCAAGAATTTGGGGCGGATGATTTGGACGGCACGATCGAGGTGGAGATGATCCAATCAGCCGGGGGGGCTAAGAGCAAAAAAGGGGTGGGTAAAGAGGATTTGATCTACCAAATCAAGGATGCGCGTTTTCAAGCCATTGAAAGGGATAGTCTATATAACCAAATCCAGGCATGGTAA